Proteins encoded within one genomic window of Deltaproteobacteria bacterium:
- a CDS encoding glucose dehydrogenase yields MQKKRQKRVPPAAAIFISAWLISGCGGGGGGGGTPTAPADLPEISLARTFTGFVQPLGITHAGDGSRRTFIVERGGRIWIAAGDAAPPASFLDISSRVANAGGEQGLLGLAFPPDYQTTGHFYVNYTRSSDGATVVARYRVTVDPDVADRESETVLLTIPQPFANHNGGQLAFGPDGYLYIATGDGGSGGDPLNNAQNGNSLLGKILRIDVSGAAEPYGIPPDNPFREDAETLDEIWALGLRNPWRISFDGQTGRLYIADVGQSSFEEVHVQEGQSPGGENYGWNIMEGAHCRAGGSCDTTGLEFPVAEYDHSRGDCSITGGMVYRGGDFPPIQGIYFYGDFCTGRIWGLRENGSFWETGLLLDTAFRISTFGEDEAGRLFVADYATGDIYEITSAQ; encoded by the coding sequence ATGCAAAAAAAACGGCAAAAAAGAGTCCCTCCCGCGGCGGCCATTTTCATCTCTGCGTGGCTCATCTCCGGCTGCGGGGGAGGGGGAGGCGGAGGAGGGACACCCACTGCGCCGGCGGACCTGCCCGAAATCTCCCTGGCAAGGACCTTCACCGGCTTTGTCCAGCCCCTCGGCATCACCCACGCCGGGGACGGGAGCCGGCGCACCTTCATCGTCGAGCGGGGCGGAAGGATATGGATCGCGGCGGGGGACGCTGCCCCGCCTGCGTCCTTCCTCGACATATCGAGCCGGGTTGCAAACGCCGGGGGCGAGCAGGGGCTCCTCGGGCTGGCCTTTCCCCCGGACTATCAAACCACGGGGCACTTCTACGTGAACTACACGAGAAGCTCAGACGGGGCCACCGTGGTGGCCCGCTACCGGGTCACCGTCGACCCGGACGTCGCAGACCGGGAGAGCGAGACGGTCCTGCTCACGATCCCCCAGCCCTTTGCAAACCACAACGGCGGGCAGCTGGCATTCGGCCCCGACGGGTACCTCTACATCGCCACGGGGGACGGGGGCTCGGGGGGCGACCCCTTGAACAACGCCCAGAACGGAAACTCGCTTCTCGGGAAGATCCTCCGTATCGACGTCTCGGGGGCAGCGGAGCCCTACGGCATCCCGCCCGACAATCCCTTCAGGGAGGACGCGGAGACGCTTGACGAAATCTGGGCCCTTGGCCTGCGCAACCCCTGGCGCATCTCCTTCGACGGGCAGACGGGCCGCCTCTACATCGCCGACGTGGGCCAGAGCTCCTTCGAGGAGGTGCACGTCCAGGAGGGGCAGAGCCCCGGGGGGGAGAACTACGGCTGGAACATCATGGAGGGGGCGCACTGCAGGGCCGGGGGCAGCTGCGACACAACGGGCCTGGAGTTTCCCGTGGCGGAATACGACCACTCCCGGGGGGACTGCTCGATAACGGGCGGCATGGTCTATCGCGGGGGGGACTTTCCCCCGATTCAGGGGATTTACTTCTACGGGGATTTCTGCACCGGCAGAATCTGGGGGCTGCGGGAAAATGGCTCCTTCTGGGAGACGGGCCTGCTTCTCGACACGGCATTCCGGATCTCCACCTTCGGGGAAGACGAGGCGGGCAGGCTCTTCGTCGCTGACTACGCAACCGGCGACATCTACGAAATCACGTCCGCACAATGA
- a CDS encoding alcohol dehydrogenase catalytic domain-containing protein gives MAGVKAVVYEEYAPDDNFERILQVKEIEEPKPKHDEVVFRVEAAALNYNDIWGMRGVPIPVPLPHVSGSDAAGEVIAVGEDVKTIKVGDRVVSHANMSCRVCSACTDGREYDCGRRTIWGFETGPTWGGFSEATYLPEVNVIKIPDSVSYEEAAAASMTLLTAWHMLVGRAKIRPGQTVLVMGGGSGVGSFGIQIAKLYGCTVISTASPDKLGKLTELGADFAVDHRKDDWHKEVRGITKEVAKSTGGTPGIDVSFDHIGQTHWNKQLILLKYGATLVTCGATTGYDAVTDLRHIFFKGTNILGSTQGTRAELEEGLSFMGQGRIKAVIDSVYPFEKAAEAHTKMLTGKGLFGKILMKP, from the coding sequence ATGGCTGGAGTAAAAGCGGTCGTTTACGAGGAATATGCGCCGGATGACAATTTCGAGCGGATTCTGCAGGTAAAGGAGATCGAGGAGCCGAAGCCGAAGCACGACGAGGTGGTGTTCCGCGTCGAGGCGGCGGCGCTGAACTACAACGACATCTGGGGCATGCGGGGGGTCCCCATTCCCGTTCCCCTGCCGCACGTCTCGGGCTCCGACGCGGCGGGTGAGGTCATAGCCGTGGGGGAGGACGTGAAGACCATCAAGGTGGGGGACCGGGTGGTGTCTCACGCGAACATGTCCTGCAGGGTCTGCAGCGCCTGCACCGATGGCCGGGAGTATGACTGCGGCCGCAGGACCATCTGGGGATTCGAGACGGGCCCCACCTGGGGCGGCTTCTCGGAGGCAACCTACCTTCCCGAGGTGAACGTGATCAAGATCCCCGACTCCGTGAGCTACGAGGAGGCCGCGGCGGCCTCGATGACGCTCCTCACCGCCTGGCACATGCTGGTGGGACGGGCGAAGATACGGCCCGGGCAGACGGTCCTGGTCATGGGGGGAGGATCGGGCGTGGGGAGCTTCGGCATCCAGATCGCGAAGCTCTACGGCTGCACGGTCATCTCCACGGCGAGCCCCGACAAGCTCGGCAAGCTGACGGAGCTCGGGGCGGACTTCGCCGTGGATCACCGCAAGGACGACTGGCACAAGGAAGTCAGGGGAATCACGAAGGAGGTCGCGAAATCCACCGGGGGGACGCCGGGCATCGACGTGTCCTTCGACCACATCGGCCAGACCCACTGGAACAAGCAGCTCATCCTCCTGAAATATGGCGCGACCCTCGTCACCTGCGGGGCGACGACGGGGTACGACGCCGTGACGGACCTGCGGCACATCTTCTTCAAGGGGACGAACATCCTCGGCTCGACCCAGGGGACCAGGGCCGAGCTGGAAGAGGGCTTATCCTTCATGGGACAGGGCAGGATCAAGGCGGTGATCGATTCGGTCTACCCCTTCGAGAAGGCGGCCGAGGCCCACACGAAGATGCTCACGGGGAAGGGCCTCTTCGGCAAGATCCTCATGAAGCCCTGA
- a CDS encoding aspartate aminotransferase family protein yields the protein MKSVKSETRHIFYRNLNRAYPVISRGEGIYLYTRDGREIIDGASGAAVVCLGHNNERLIEAIRRQAEKVAFVHLSAFSSEPVLRFADEITSFAPRPLKRVYFTSGGSEAVEGAVKLARQYHVERGNPEKSKVISRFISYHGSTIGALSLSGHPGRRSKYAPLLPSSPKIPPAYCYRCPFHEHKRNTGPPDCDFQCAYELERTILIEGPDLVSAFIMEPILGASAPAVVPPAGYLRRIRNICNKYDVLLIFDEVMTGFGRTGRFFAFQHFQAIPDIVTVSKGISSGYSPLGAMIISDDIYEVIKRSPSGSFIHGHTFAGNPLSAAVGLEVIRIIKEENLVGRVEELGNYLQGKLACLRKKHPVVGDVRCKGLLAGVELVANRRTRKPFPQQFAIGHRLGSICLEKGLYIYPGGGSYNGTDGDHVLIAPPYVIGESQIDDMVEILSASLGDLESELVSSGMLTPANGNGTIPESAKTA from the coding sequence GTGAAAAGTGTAAAGTCGGAAACCCGCCACATCTTTTACCGGAACTTAAACAGGGCCTATCCCGTCATATCCCGTGGAGAGGGGATATACCTCTACACCCGTGACGGGAGGGAGATCATCGACGGCGCCTCGGGGGCCGCCGTGGTCTGCCTCGGGCACAACAACGAAAGGCTCATCGAGGCGATACGGAGGCAGGCGGAAAAAGTCGCCTTCGTCCACCTCTCGGCGTTCTCCTCCGAACCGGTCCTTCGGTTCGCCGACGAGATCACCTCCTTCGCGCCGCGGCCGCTGAAGCGGGTCTACTTCACGTCGGGCGGCTCGGAAGCCGTCGAAGGCGCCGTGAAGCTGGCGCGGCAGTACCACGTGGAGCGGGGAAACCCCGAGAAATCGAAGGTCATATCGCGGTTCATCTCCTACCACGGCTCGACGATCGGCGCCCTCTCGTTGAGCGGGCACCCCGGCAGGAGGAGCAAGTACGCCCCGCTCCTGCCATCCTCCCCGAAGATTCCGCCGGCATACTGCTACCGCTGCCCCTTCCACGAGCACAAGAGAAACACGGGCCCGCCCGACTGCGACTTCCAGTGCGCCTACGAGCTGGAGCGGACGATCCTCATCGAGGGGCCCGACCTGGTCTCGGCCTTCATCATGGAGCCCATCCTGGGGGCTTCCGCGCCCGCCGTCGTTCCGCCGGCGGGATACCTGCGGAGGATCCGAAACATCTGCAACAAGTACGACGTTTTGCTCATCTTCGACGAGGTGATGACGGGGTTCGGCCGGACGGGGAGGTTCTTCGCCTTCCAGCACTTCCAGGCAATACCCGACATCGTCACCGTGTCGAAAGGCATCAGCAGCGGTTACTCGCCCCTGGGGGCGATGATCATCAGCGACGACATCTACGAGGTCATCAAGAGATCCCCCTCGGGCTCCTTCATACACGGGCACACCTTCGCGGGAAACCCGCTCTCGGCGGCCGTGGGCCTCGAGGTCATCCGGATAATAAAGGAGGAAAACCTCGTGGGGCGGGTGGAGGAGCTCGGAAACTACCTGCAGGGAAAGCTTGCCTGCCTCAGGAAGAAGCACCCCGTGGTCGGCGACGTGCGCTGCAAGGGCCTTCTCGCGGGCGTGGAGCTCGTGGCAAACCGGCGGACCCGGAAGCCCTTCCCCCAGCAGTTCGCCATCGGCCACCGCCTCGGAAGCATCTGCCTGGAGAAGGGCCTCTACATCTACCCGGGCGGCGGCTCCTACAACGGGACCGACGGAGACCACGTCCTGATCGCACCTCCCTACGTGATTGGCGAGTCGCAGATAGACGACATGGTCGAGATCCTCTCGGCATCACTCGGAGATCTGGAGAGCGAGCTGGTATCAAGCGGGATGTTGACCCCGGCAAACGGCAACGGCACCATACCTGAAAGTGCGAAAACGGCCTGA
- a CDS encoding PAS domain S-box protein: MSQDDKEKSTILSELMLLSNILSTLIEGKNRKRQGGSLAGVERDFIDVVLDAAGALIVVYDREGKIVCFNRACEETTGFSSKEVIGRYVWDLSPPGKEAERVRQEFEGLGVGRSANSFETAWVGKGGGRRVITWEHTVLPEENAAEGYVIGIGIDVTGSRQLEENLRESEAKYRRLIETASDAIFLADAETGIILDVNEKAGELFGLAPEKIIGMHQYRLHPREEALQYRAIFKEAVRKGGGNFDDLFILRSDGVKVPVDISASVTEIGGKRVIQGIFRDIREKKSARKTLMMREKQYRIIAEASRDHIYIVNRDMVVTYVNAVSADLIGKPQEEVAGSPLASLFPGHVAETMLQTVRSVFETGKPWKNPDCLLDLPGGVRRVDTQLIPIPTDEGVVTEVLGISRELREGAQMA; this comes from the coding sequence ATGAGCCAGGACGATAAGGAAAAGAGCACGATCCTCTCTGAGCTTATGCTTCTCAGCAACATCCTCTCCACCCTGATCGAGGGGAAAAACAGGAAGAGACAGGGCGGGAGCCTTGCCGGGGTGGAGCGGGACTTCATCGACGTGGTCCTGGACGCGGCGGGAGCGCTGATCGTGGTGTACGACCGGGAGGGAAAGATCGTCTGCTTCAACCGTGCCTGCGAGGAGACGACCGGTTTCTCCTCGAAAGAGGTGATCGGCAGATACGTCTGGGACCTGTCGCCCCCCGGGAAAGAGGCGGAACGGGTGCGGCAGGAATTCGAGGGGCTCGGCGTCGGCCGGTCGGCCAACAGCTTCGAAACCGCCTGGGTCGGGAAAGGGGGAGGCAGACGGGTGATCACCTGGGAGCACACCGTCCTCCCGGAGGAAAACGCGGCGGAAGGCTACGTCATCGGCATCGGCATCGACGTCACCGGATCGCGGCAGCTGGAGGAAAACCTGCGGGAATCGGAGGCGAAGTACCGCCGGCTCATAGAAACGGCAAGTGACGCGATCTTCCTGGCGGACGCGGAAACGGGGATAATTCTGGACGTGAACGAAAAAGCGGGGGAGCTGTTCGGGCTCGCCCCGGAAAAAATCATCGGCATGCACCAGTACCGGCTCCACCCGCGAGAAGAGGCCCTGCAATACCGCGCCATTTTCAAAGAGGCGGTGAGAAAGGGCGGCGGAAACTTCGACGACCTCTTCATCCTCCGCAGCGACGGCGTCAAAGTCCCCGTCGACATCAGCGCGAGCGTCACGGAAATCGGGGGGAAGCGGGTGATCCAGGGGATATTCAGGGATATCCGGGAGAAAAAGAGCGCCCGAAAGACCCTGATGATGCGCGAGAAGCAGTACCGGATCATCGCCGAGGCGTCCAGAGACCATATCTACATCGTCAACCGGGACATGGTCGTTACTTACGTCAATGCCGTTTCGGCCGATCTCATTGGGAAACCGCAGGAGGAGGTGGCGGGGAGCCCTCTTGCGTCGCTTTTCCCGGGCCACGTGGCGGAGACGATGCTGCAAACCGTAAGGAGCGTATTCGAGACGGGGAAGCCCTGGAAAAACCCCGACTGCCTCCTGGATCTTCCCGGCGGCGTCCGGCGTGTCGACACGCAGCTCATACCCATCCCTACGGACGAGGGGGTCGTAACCGAGGTCCTCGGCATCTCCCGGGAGCTGCGTGAGGGCGCACAGATGGCGTAG
- a CDS encoding tetratricopeptide repeat protein, whose product MKFDLKDPWFMSIVSAFLGALLAGVTLYYLFEYKKERVSENILITTINNADKLLEKDLTEEALSIYLDALKTISPRQQKLYGHIKTKEGACYLRLSERGDKEENINKAIRAFEESLKIYSERDYPREFAGLKINLGTAHKELSVVRDKEENISKAIWAFVEALEIYRVDEFPLEYASIQNDLGTAYRELAEVRDKEENTHKAIRALSEALTIHSEEAYPEDYASIQNNLGTAYSELSQVRDREENIYRAIRAFEKALTIYTVEEHPADYATVQNNLGTAYRELSGVRDKEENIQKAITAYGEALKIHTDENYPANYAGIQNNLGTAYGDLAKVKERGINIRKAIAAFEEALRIYTVEKYPVNYATIQNNLGTAYRELSAAGEGKNKLDSAVRAFEEALKIYTAEKYPVNYATTQNNLGMTYHELSEIRDREKNVEKAIFSYEEALKIFTPDKYPLYYEGVMENLARIRGSGK is encoded by the coding sequence ATGAAATTCGACCTGAAAGACCCCTGGTTCATGTCGATCGTGTCGGCGTTCCTCGGGGCGCTGCTCGCCGGCGTCACTCTCTATTACCTCTTCGAGTACAAAAAGGAGCGGGTGTCCGAGAACATCCTGATAACCACGATAAACAACGCGGACAAATTGCTCGAGAAAGACCTGACCGAGGAGGCGCTCTCCATATACCTGGATGCGCTCAAGACCATCTCCCCGAGACAGCAGAAGCTCTACGGCCACATCAAGACGAAGGAAGGGGCCTGCTATCTGCGCCTGTCCGAGAGGGGCGACAAGGAGGAGAACATCAACAAGGCGATCCGGGCCTTCGAGGAGTCGCTCAAGATCTACTCCGAACGGGATTACCCCCGGGAGTTCGCCGGGCTGAAGATCAATCTCGGCACGGCACACAAGGAGCTCTCCGTGGTCCGGGACAAGGAGGAGAACATCTCGAAAGCCATATGGGCTTTCGTGGAAGCCCTGGAAATATACCGGGTCGATGAGTTCCCCCTGGAGTACGCGTCGATCCAGAACGACCTGGGAACCGCCTACCGGGAGCTGGCCGAGGTGCGCGACAAGGAGGAGAACACCCACAAGGCGATCAGGGCCCTCTCCGAGGCGCTCACGATTCACTCCGAGGAGGCCTACCCAGAGGACTACGCCTCCATACAGAACAACCTCGGCACCGCCTACAGCGAGCTCTCCCAGGTGCGCGACAGGGAGGAGAACATCTACCGGGCAATCAGGGCCTTCGAAAAGGCGCTGACCATCTACACCGTGGAGGAACACCCCGCCGATTACGCCACCGTCCAGAACAACCTGGGCACGGCCTACCGGGAACTCTCCGGGGTACGGGACAAGGAGGAGAACATCCAGAAGGCCATCACGGCCTACGGCGAAGCGCTGAAGATCCACACCGACGAAAACTACCCTGCTAACTACGCGGGAATACAAAATAACCTCGGCACGGCCTACGGGGACCTGGCGAAGGTAAAAGAGAGGGGGATAAACATCCGCAAGGCGATAGCGGCCTTCGAGGAGGCGCTCAGGATCTACACGGTCGAGAAGTACCCCGTCAACTACGCCACGATCCAGAACAACCTCGGCACGGCATACCGGGAGCTCTCCGCGGCCGGGGAGGGGAAAAACAAGCTGGACAGCGCCGTGCGCGCCTTCGAGGAGGCGCTCAAGATCTACACCGCAGAGAAGTACCCCGTCAACTACGCAACGACCCAGAACAACCTGGGGATGACCTACCACGAGCTGTCGGAGATCCGGGACAGGGAAAAGAACGTAGAGAAGGCGATCTTCTCGTATGAGGAGGCGCTGAAGATATTCACTCCCGACAAATACCCCCTCTACTACGAGGGGGTGATGGAAAACCTCGCCAGGATCAGGGGAAGCGGAAAGTAG
- a CDS encoding HD domain-containing protein — translation MLDIERTIEFIKDAHRGQVDKNGNPYYEHPLRVMRRLGAGATDVEKVAALLHDVVEDTEWEIETLRQRGYPAEVLEIVRLLSENHFPGLTYLQHVEALISLGNLSAMRVKLADIADNLSPSRVAVLPEEARYLVGRYEKAKEKLIAAAGPAAAGGIIWGELEKPRK, via the coding sequence ATGCTCGACATAGAGAGGACGATAGAGTTCATCAAGGATGCCCACCGGGGGCAGGTCGATAAGAACGGAAACCCCTACTACGAGCATCCGCTGCGGGTGATGCGCAGGCTGGGGGCGGGTGCCACGGATGTGGAAAAGGTGGCCGCGCTGCTCCACGACGTGGTCGAGGACACGGAGTGGGAGATCGAGACCCTGCGGCAGAGGGGGTATCCCGCCGAGGTGCTCGAGATCGTGCGCCTTCTGAGCGAGAACCACTTTCCCGGCCTGACCTACCTCCAGCACGTCGAGGCGCTGATCAGCCTGGGTAACCTCTCCGCCATGAGGGTGAAGCTGGCCGACATCGCCGACAACCTCTCCCCCTCCCGCGTGGCGGTGCTGCCGGAAGAGGCGCGCTACCTCGTGGGGAGATACGAGAAGGCGAAAGAAAAGCTGATCGCGGCTGCGGGGCCCGCCGCCGCGGGGGGCATCATCTGGGGGGAGCTGGAGAAACCCCGTAAATAA